In Ectothiorhodospiraceae bacterium 2226, a single window of DNA contains:
- a CDS encoding DEAD/DEAH box helicase yields the protein MSFNDLNLSEPLLRALDSCGFTVPTAIQREAIPVLLAGRDLMASAQTGTGKTAAFALPALERLQTRAPGHGPRVLVLAPTRELAMQVEQNFRQLGRFSRVKLATVVGGMAYPPQQRALSQPLDVLVATPGRLMDHMARGRVDFSRLEMLVLDEADRMLDMGFVDAVKDIAAATPATRQTVLFSATLEGRVLSVARMLLKDPAQVALAASATPHTNIDQRAYRADDVSHKRALLKHLIEDADLSQAVIFTGTKRGAEDLSAALSQNGHASAPLHGDMSQRDRRRTVDNMRRGQVRLLVATDVAARGLDISGITHVINFDLPMVAEDYIHRIGRTGRAGASGTAISLIGPEDRRRLGQVERLTGKRLDYAVVPGLEPRRPVPTGRPGGARPGGRPGGYKGKRGAGGGKPFAARTPRFS from the coding sequence TTGTCTTTCAATGACCTGAATCTTAGTGAGCCGCTGTTGCGCGCGCTCGATAGCTGTGGATTTACCGTGCCGACCGCGATTCAGCGGGAGGCGATTCCTGTGTTGCTCGCGGGCCGTGATCTGATGGCCTCGGCCCAGACGGGCACCGGCAAGACCGCGGCGTTCGCGCTGCCGGCTCTGGAGCGCCTGCAAACTCGCGCCCCCGGCCATGGACCGCGCGTGCTGGTGCTCGCCCCGACGCGTGAACTGGCCATGCAGGTGGAGCAGAACTTCCGCCAGTTGGGTCGCTTCTCGCGCGTCAAACTCGCCACCGTCGTGGGCGGCATGGCTTACCCGCCGCAGCAGCGTGCGCTGTCGCAGCCGCTGGACGTGCTGGTCGCGACTCCCGGCCGTTTGATGGATCACATGGCGCGCGGGCGTGTCGACTTCTCGCGCCTGGAAATGCTGGTGCTGGACGAAGCCGACCGTATGCTGGACATGGGCTTCGTGGACGCGGTGAAGGACATTGCCGCCGCCACGCCGGCCACGCGCCAGACCGTATTGTTCTCGGCCACGCTGGAAGGGCGGGTGCTGTCGGTCGCGCGTATGCTGCTGAAGGATCCCGCGCAGGTCGCACTGGCGGCCTCCGCGACGCCGCACACCAACATCGATCAGCGCGCTTACCGGGCGGACGATGTGTCGCACAAGCGGGCGTTGCTCAAGCACCTGATCGAGGACGCGGACCTCTCCCAGGCGGTGATCTTCACCGGTACCAAGCGTGGCGCCGAAGACCTCTCGGCGGCTCTAAGCCAGAACGGTCATGCCAGCGCGCCCTTGCACGGCGACATGTCGCAGCGTGACCGTCGCCGCACGGTGGACAACATGCGCCGCGGCCAGGTGCGCCTGCTGGTGGCGACGGATGTGGCCGCGCGCGGTCTGGATATCAGCGGCATCACCCACGTGATCAACTTCGATCTGCCGATGGTGGCCGAGGATTACATTCACCGCATCGGCCGCACTGGTCGCGCGGGCGCAAGCGGCACCGCGATCTCGCTGATCGGTCCCGAGGATCGGCGGCGACTGGGCCAGGTCGAGCGGCTCACGGGTAAGCGGCTGGATTACGCCGTCGTGCCTGGCCTGGAGCCGCGGCGTCCGGTGCCGACGGGCCGTCCCGGCGGTGCGCGTCCAGGTGGCCGTCCCGGCGGTTACAAGGGCAAGCGAGGTGCCGGCGGAGGGAAACCCTTCGCTGCACGCACGCCGCGTTTCAGCTAA
- the malQ gene encoding 4-alpha-glucanotransferase, with protein sequence MVVRNEVLPRRMAGILLHPTSLPGAWEYGHLGPHARRFVDFLVRAGQGVWQILPLGPTHDNRSPYQCLSVHAGNPRLISIEELVAAGWLPAEAAHGGDQAHHERLLREAYRAFRTHGTEAQHHAMERFCAEEASWLDDYALYQAVRLEQQAKGWMQWPVPLRDREPQALAEARARLARDVEQARFEQWVFFTQWDAVKRYANDNGILVFGDVPIFVAHDSADVWAQREYFALDDEGNAARVAGVPPDYFSKTGQRWGNPHYRWDRMEQDGFAWWRERLRTQLRQFDLVRIDHFRGFEAYWDIPGEAETAVDGHWVKAPGEALFEELHKHFDPLPLVAEDLGLITDEVRALRDQFQLPGMTILQFAFDGGPENPYLPHNYRPNCVAYTGTHDNDTTMGWYAELGEDEQAAIHEYLGRPEEPMPWPLIRAVTASVARLAVVPLQDVLELGSEQRMNTPGTSEGNWRWRFRWEDGVEDKAGHLLHLAGLYGRLPPRD encoded by the coding sequence ATGGTGGTGCGCAATGAGGTACTGCCCCGCCGCATGGCGGGCATTCTGCTGCATCCGACCTCGCTGCCGGGTGCCTGGGAGTACGGCCACCTGGGCCCGCATGCGCGGCGCTTCGTGGACTTTCTGGTACGCGCCGGGCAGGGCGTGTGGCAGATCCTGCCGCTCGGGCCCACGCACGACAACCGCTCACCCTACCAGTGCCTGTCCGTGCACGCGGGCAACCCGCGCTTGATCAGCATCGAGGAACTGGTGGCCGCGGGTTGGCTGCCGGCCGAGGCCGCCCACGGCGGCGATCAAGCGCACCATGAACGCCTGCTGCGCGAGGCCTACCGCGCGTTTCGCACCCACGGCACCGAGGCGCAGCATCACGCCATGGAGCGCTTCTGTGCCGAGGAGGCGAGTTGGCTGGACGATTACGCGCTGTATCAGGCGGTGCGCCTCGAGCAACAGGCCAAGGGGTGGATGCAATGGCCGGTGCCGCTGCGCGACCGTGAGCCGCAGGCGCTGGCCGAGGCGCGCGCGCGGCTGGCCCGCGATGTGGAGCAGGCCCGCTTCGAACAATGGGTGTTTTTCACCCAATGGGACGCCGTCAAACGCTATGCGAACGACAACGGCATCCTGGTGTTCGGCGACGTGCCGATCTTCGTCGCGCACGACAGCGCCGACGTGTGGGCGCAGCGCGAGTACTTCGCGCTGGACGACGAGGGTAATGCGGCGCGCGTGGCGGGGGTGCCGCCCGATTACTTCTCCAAAACCGGGCAGCGCTGGGGCAACCCGCACTACCGCTGGGATCGCATGGAGCAAGATGGTTTTGCCTGGTGGCGCGAGCGCCTGCGCACCCAGTTGCGCCAGTTCGATCTGGTACGTATCGACCACTTCCGCGGCTTCGAGGCCTACTGGGACATCCCGGGCGAGGCGGAGACCGCGGTCGACGGCCACTGGGTCAAGGCGCCGGGCGAGGCCTTGTTCGAGGAGTTGCACAAGCACTTTGATCCGCTGCCGCTGGTGGCCGAGGACCTCGGCCTCATTACCGACGAGGTGCGCGCGCTGCGGGATCAGTTTCAGCTGCCGGGGATGACCATCCTGCAGTTCGCCTTCGACGGCGGCCCGGAGAATCCCTACCTGCCGCACAACTACCGCCCCAACTGTGTGGCCTACACCGGCACGCATGACAATGACACCACCATGGGCTGGTATGCCGAACTCGGGGAGGACGAGCAGGCCGCTATCCATGAATACCTCGGGCGCCCGGAGGAGCCCATGCCCTGGCCCCTGATCCGCGCGGTCACGGCGTCGGTGGCACGCCTCGCGGTGGTGCCGCTGCAGGACGTGCTGGAACTCGGCAGCGAGCAGCGCATGAACACTCCGGGCACCTCCGAGGGGAACTGGCGCTGGCGCTTCCGCTGGGAGGACGGGGTCGAGGACAAGGCCGGCCACCTGTTGCACCTGGCGGGACTCTACGGCCGGTTGCCGCCGCGGGACTAG